The following are from one region of the Anabrus simplex isolate iqAnaSimp1 chromosome 8, ASM4041472v1, whole genome shotgun sequence genome:
- the LOC136879346 gene encoding leucine-rich repeat-containing protein 23-like, with protein MEDEDSDDIGEEEQSNIDLSEAGEREEEEEEGEERERRSDEEEEELRSEKLSATASFIEKEEEEEEEAPHVLTKEEAGKCLCLLGKAANGIEYAYLMLKANNLGLTDISVIPSFKHVLFVDVIGNRLKDDALEVLANMEFLLMIKADENRLRSARITTMPYLQVLTLNKNEITSTEGIEHPLLQCLELNYNRIKEVSCLNPKVLNRLKVLELRGNSLLTTARIRFPTLESLYLAENKIEKLVDFQFLVNLRTLHLRDNPLSNLDGFSEKMASLSYLNLRKCNIQDMNEFKKLAILPMLDKLVISENPFIEEMEEDYKSTVLSFLPKLKRLNKGLVQQYEMGEGSWEEDEDDEND; from the coding sequence ATGGAAGATGAGGATTCTGATGATATCGGTGAGGAAGAGCAGAGTAATATAGATTTAAGTGAAGCAGGCGAAcgggaagaggaagaggaagaaggagaagaaagagaaagaagatctgatgaagaggaagaagagctTCGTTCTGAGAAACTTTCTGCTACTGCAAGTTTCATAgaaaaagaggaggaagaagaagaagaagctcccCATGTTCTTACAAAGGAGGAAGCTGGTAAGTGCTTGTGTTTATTAGGAAAAGCTGCTAACGGCATAGAATATGCCTATTTGATGTTGAAAGCGAATAATTTAGGATTGACGGACATATCTGTAATTCCTTCATTTAAACACGTCCTATTTGTCGACGTTATAGGAAATCGATTAAAAGATGATGCTCTTGAAGTTCTTGCAAATATGGAATTCCTACTGATGATTAAAGCCGACGAGAATCGTTTACGTTCAGCAAGGATCACAACGATGCCATACCTTCAAGTGCTTACGCTGAATAAGAATGAGATAACTTCAACAGAAGGAATCGAACATCCTCTCTTGCAATGTTTAGAGTTAAATTATAATCGGATTAAGGAAGTCTCCTGTTTAAACCCGAAAGTTCTCAATCGTCTGAAAGTTTTGGAATTGCGTGGTAACTCTTTACTTACGACTGCACGGATTCGGTTTCCaacgctagaaagtctttatttgGCAGAAAATAAGATAGAAAAACTTGTTGACTTTCAGTTCTTAGTTAATTTAAGAACTCTCCACCTTCGGGACAACCCACTGTCAAATCTTGATGGATTTAGTGAGAAAATGGCTTCTCTCTCATATCTGAATTTAAGAAAATGCAATATTCAAGATATGAACGAATTTAAGAAGCTAGCAATTTTACCGATGTTAGACAAGTTAGTTATAAGTGAAAATCCTTTCATTGAGGAAATGGAGGAGGATTATAAGTCAACTGTTTTGAGTTTTTTACCTAAACTGAAGCGATTGAACAAAGGCTTGGTTCAACAATACGAAATGGGTGAAGGAAGTTGGGAGGAAGATGAAGATGACGAGAATGACTAG